From the Polyodon spathula isolate WHYD16114869_AA unplaced genomic scaffold, ASM1765450v1 scaffolds_356, whole genome shotgun sequence genome, the window GAAGCATTTTAGCAGTGATCGTACTTTTTATCACAATGGACAGCAGAGATATATGAAGAGCAGATGTAAATGGGAGCTTTTCCTTGGTTACAGTAACAGGGAAGTGATGTTCAGCAAAAGCCTTGTACTTGACTACCGCAAGCTCTTATCAATACGGTATGTGTTTGGCTGCATTCACCAGGTGATGACCCAGAGCATGTAAACTACAATACTGAAACAGTGGTGATATGAAACTGCAGGAATATGCAAAACgcaatacattatacagtattgcTTAAGCACTTGCGTCTGACTTACAGAAGCTCAAGTGTACCGTTTATTACGGAAGTGCGTCATTCACACAAGCTCTGTTACTCTGTGATTTGGATGGGAGCCAGGTTACAGATCGATGTAAACTCTGTGGTTTTCCAGGCCAAGATTTATGTGCAAAtggcctgttaaaaaaaaagaaaaacagcccgTTTTCCCTCACAGCAGCTGCTCATAAATAACAGACACCAGCGTCGGTTTGAGGCTGCGAGAAGCCAACGCTTGATAAGAAGCTTACCTGTAAGAAACACGAGGATATCCCCAGCTGGCTCATTCGTGTGGATGTCGAGGGCAACCTTCACaacctgaatgaaaaaaaaacacatgtttgcgTTCATGTTCTGTACTGTAATACGACCATCATTTTGGGCTTAATCAAAGATACATTCTTATCCAATATACTGCATCCTCTGAGCAACATTTATATGGCTATATCATGCATCAGGTGCCTTGTATTATTAAGGTTTACCATGTTTACAGTCCTTACTGTATATATCGTTTACCATACTCCCATGTGATAATCTTGTGTGCCTGTGCTTAAACCATGGGATATTGCAGTCCCAATCTATAGAGGCTATATGAGTTTAAAGCAGCTAACCAAgacttctaaaatatattttgtctaCCTCTTATTTAATAACATCATCACTGGGCTCTCTTTTCTTGAAGAGCTTTTGGTTCTTAGCTTAGTATGTAGGTATATCAAATACAACCCTATACTGTAGATATATTAGTTGTTGCTGCTTACTAGTTCTAGATCACCTCCTGTGCTTTAATTTAAACTTACACCCATGGTCAAGGTGCATTTAAATCATTGCCTTAAAAGCTTTCGTCCAATTTCTCTGCTTTATCACTGGTCCCGTTGCATATGCTATAGTTATTGATGTGAAAGGCTCTGTTTATACCCTGGTTTCCCCCTAACCTCAAAGAGCAGTGCTTTACCTCTTTCACATAAACAGAGCTCTCTCTGTCTTTTGGGCCAATCAGATTGCAGAATATCTCAGTGACAGGATAGGTCCTCCCGGGTATGGTGCAGACAGGGCAGTCCTCAAGGAACTCAGAGAGCTTCTCTGTCTCCAGCGTGGCTGACATCACCACCACTTTGAGAGGGGCCTGCCGGTCTCCATGCTTCTTCTTCTGGAACAGCTTCTTCAGTAAACCGAACAGAATGTCCTGAAAGAGAACCAAGTCTCACAACCTACTCATAATGAGCCCGTTCCCAAGGTCCAAACCCAATCAAAAACTAAGCTGAATATGGCACATGCAAGCACAATATTCATGCTAAGGAATTAAAGGTTCCACCTCCCAGCAGCCTTTGTCCAGTCCTCCCATGTTTCCGAGCAACCAGAGACAAACTAGAAACCCAAGCTTAAAAACATTCACATAtgagcatttttaaaaatcaaaatattCCCAATAAGGTGTGGTTCTTTCTTCACAACAAAATTCTGCATGTCGATGTGGcttttactttgttatttttaagcAACGCTTTAAAAGCACTTTCATTGCAATGACATTATTACCTTCTGATTGAGCAATTCTCTCCACTCACCGTGTTCAGGCTCCTCTCATGAGCCTCGTCCAGAATGATAACGCTGTACCTGCTAAGACTGGCATCTGCGAGAATTTCCCTCAGGAGACAGCCATCTGTCATGTACTTGATAGCCGTGTCCTAAAGGAAGTATTAGATGCAGTGCTGTTTCAGTTAAAGGGGCTATACACATGAAAACCAGGAATGCCTGTAATGGGGTCTTTGTAATATTCTGCATTTTGTGGCCCCAATAATTTTgccattaatggggaattttacatactgctacaatatgtaccggatttaaaagtatgtactgtattacagtccacgtgccgtctcttttggcaagtgatattttcagaatcatatcgttctgaattaaaatacttctgctgaaaatatagtactgtaccaacaaaaccaacacagtacatctaaatggaagcctgcttattttaaaacacagtcctttcagctatgtatttttaacattgtatcttttttgtgttccctgaaaaacggataagggtggaacgggccaaaatgaaataattggaTGAAGTCCAAATTTTATAgggtcattcattcattcattcatgcatctatctatctatctatctatcctccTATCTAcccatctatctatatatatcttcattacaataatttatttgttcaatagagaatatatatatagaataacatattatatcaataaacaaataatatatatatatatatatatatatatatatatatatatatatatatatatatatatatatatatatatatacactactgatgttaaaaaataaacactgagattattacttttattactaTTTTCAGAGAAGACCTTTTATAGAAAAGCCTAACCAGGCTCTTCTTTTTAAGTACAGATCTTTAAACCGTGATAAACTTTGGTCCCAGAAGTGCTGCTAGCTCTTTCCTATGTGACCTGTGACCCTGTTGCTCtttgctctctctgtgtgtgcagCACTCGCTGCTGGCATACTAAGCTTACTCTGCTGAAGTAGGTGTCCATTGATAGGGGCGCTCCATTACAAATGAAACATTGGTTACATCGGTTAACTAGCCTTCATAACACCACTCACAAACCCAAAGGCTTATTGATGATCAAAGTTCTGTATACCACGACAGACACGTTACCACAACAATGCTGGGCTCACATTTCAtcctggacacacacacatgcccatTTTCATTGTCTTTTTAAGGGTTCAATTCCTACTGGAAGCCGATGTGGAAAACAAGCTAAATCAGACTTCAAGGTAGAGTGAAGGAGCGCACCTTCACCCACTGGCACACAACGGACATGGGGTCTAGTCAAGCCTGCCTACAGCACTTACAGTTAGAAGTCTGTGTGATTAAATACCTTGGAAGTGCAATCGTCGAAGCGCACTTGGTAGCCCACTTCTCTTCCCAGGGGGCAGCCCATCTCCTCAGACACTCGCTGTGCTACTGAGATAGCGGCTACTCTTCGGGGCTGCGTGACACCGATCACTGCGCCTTTCCCAAACCCTACAGCGTAAAAATCAAACAGGCTGTTTGACACTAGATACTAGCAAATTCTGCTCTCAGGACTACTGCTTTATCAATGTAACATGTCAATCTACACTATGCAGTCATATTGTGTAAGCAAGGCATTTTCTAAAGCCTACAGTAGCTAGTCTGAGAAGCATATCTATCACACTAACTGGTTAGAATTTGTTAGCTTGCAAATATTAAATAGTGCAACTTATCCTGTGTTTATATAACAAaggtttttacactttttttaatcCAGTGTTGTTTTTCAGTGCTCTAACCCAATAAAACATCacagttgtattcatttttactttcaaatagtCTACTGTTACATATCAATAAGCCaaaatacaaatttatatatCATAGGTTTGACAGTTACAAATGCAAAtcacagggctttttttttttttaccatgttagAGTACAGGTAACATTAAGGTAAGCTCTGTGCTAGTTCTGTCATGGTGTGCAGATTACCTGCCTGGTAGAGATActgaggaagctgtgtggtctTGCCGCTTCCCGTCTCTCCGGTAACGACAACGAAGGGGTTCTGTTTGACAGCCCGTACCAGCCGCTCTCTGTGTTTGTGGATTGGGAGCGGCACCGGCTCTGTTGCCGTTCCTCCCTTTGTTTTATACGGCTTGCTTTTTTTCTCCATGTTCAGTTTGTTCTATATGAACGACTTTTGTTAAACCTAACCTAGTGAATTGATGATAAATAAAAGGACAGCCGGAAACAGCTTGcagttattataataattactaTACATCATGAGATGTTTgcaaataatgaaattaaaacatgatttggcTGTATAACAAAacgtattaaaacaaaacaagaggcAACAAATAGAAACGTTATTAGTGAAATGTACACAGTGATGTGTACCCTTCTTTCTACTGACTGCAAAGTAAAACCAATACAACATTTCTGTCAATAAGGCGTACCGACTCTCACCCTAAGATCCAGTTTGGAGATCTTACACGACTAGCGAGATAGTGATGCAACTCAATTGCTGCGTCTCAGTAGAAGGGTTGTTAGATGGTTGCGACTCGTCACAAACGGGTTTA encodes:
- the LOC121308122 gene encoding probable ATP-dependent RNA helicase DHX40, whose translation is MEKKSKPYKTKGGTATEPVPLPIHKHRERLVRAVKQNPFVVVTGETGSGKTTQLPQYLYQAGFGKGAVIGVTQPRRVAAISVAQRVSEEMGCPLGREVGYQVRFDDCTSKDTAIKYMTDGCLLREILADASLSRYSVIILDEAHERSLNTDILFGLLKKLFQKKKHGDRQAPLKVVVMSATLETEKLSEFLEDCPVCTIPGRTYPVTEIFCNLIGPKDRESSVYVKEVVKVALDIHTNEPAGDILVFLTGQVEIEKACDVLYEKAESIDYRHDVEDRSVKGLLILPLYGSMPTDQQRQIFQPPPAGIRKCVISTNIAATSLTVNGIRYIVDSGFVKQLNHNSRVGLDVLEVVPISKTEAKQRAGRAGRTCAGKCFRIYSREFWEKCMPEYTIPEIQRTSLTSVILTLKCLGVHDVIR